In one Carassius carassius chromosome 48, fCarCar2.1, whole genome shotgun sequence genomic region, the following are encoded:
- the ampd2a gene encoding AMP deaminase 2 isoform X2, with amino-acid sequence MSDSSAAPAQSKSKAKPCKRGSLPSRPSPDLCGSADVRSLMSQRSLPGTPVTHKHLPIDLRTSMDGKYKEIAEELMAMSLTDSDMRCAPYEFPEESPIEQLEEKRHRLERQISQDVKSLKDSHVDVVDHHHMERDPLVEKNFQRVTISGDEKCGVPFTDLVDAAKCVVKALFIREKYMALSLQSFCKTTAKSLQELSQRPLDVDVYEDLHDSPVDSDMSVHPPVSDTHPYEGQDMKNLPPDSGYSCRMVDGVIHVYTAQNPMDKSTELDLPYPDLQEYIADMNVMMALIINGPVKSFCYRRLQYLSSKFQMHVLLNEMKELAAQKKVPHRDFYNIRKVDTHIHASSCMNQKHLLRFIKSAMKKYPDEIVHMEGGRGQTLTEVFEEINLTAYDLSVDTLDMHADRNTFHRFDKFNSKYNPIGESILREIFIKTDNHIQGKYFGHIIKEVMSDLEESKYQNAELRLSIYGRSMDEWDNLALWAVSHSVYSDNVRWLVQIPRLFDVYRSKQQLSNFQQMLENIFLPLFEVTINPSSHPQLHLFLQHVLGFDSVDDESKPEHHVFNLDSPSPERWCDDNNPPYSYYLYYMYANMTVLNHLRRRRGFHTFVLRPHCGEAGPIHHLVSGFMLSENISHGLLLRKAPVLQYLYYLAQVGIAMSPLSNNSLFLSYHRNPLPEYLSRGLMVSLSTDDPLQFHFTKEPLMEEYSIAAQVWKLSSCDMCELARNSVLMSGFSHKTKSHWLGPDYTKEGPVSNDIRRTNVPDIRVGYRYETLSEELHLITQAVRTQELDRIDEEDSLSFTSSQSAP; translated from the exons ATGTCGGACTCCAGTGCAGCTCCGGCGCagagcaaaagcaaagctaaaccCTGCAAAAGAGGCAGTTTACCGAGCCGGCCCAGCCCGG atctgTGTGGCTCTGCTGATGTGAGGTCTTTGATGTCCCAGCGCTCTCTGCCTGGCACACCAGTCACCCACAAGCACCTGCCCATCGACCTGCGCACATCCATGGACGGCAAATACAAGGAGATCGCGGAG GAGCTGATGGCGATGAGTCTAACAGACAGCGACATGCGTTGCGCTCCGTACGAGTTTCCTGAAGAGAGTCCCATTGAACAGCTGGAGGAGAAACGCCACCGTCTGGAGCGACAGATCAGTCAGGACGTCaa GAGTCTGAAGGACAGTCATGTGGACGTGGTGGACCACCATCATATGGAGCGAGATCCGCTGGTGGAGAAAAATTTCCAGCGCGTGACCATCTCAGGAGACGAGAAGTGTGGG GTGCCGTTCACGGATCTGGTGGATGCAGCGAAGTGTGTCGTGAAGGCCTTGTTCATCAGAGAGAAGTACATGGCTCTTTCTCTGCAGTCCTTCTGTAAAACCACTGCAAAATCCCTGCAGGAGCTCAGCCAGAGACCGCTGGACGTCGACGTGTACGAGGACCTTCACGACAGTCCCGTCGACTCAG acatGTCCGTTCACCCGCCTGTGTCAGACACACACCCGTACGAGGGGCAGGACATGAAGAACCTGCCGCCTGACTCTGGATACAGCTGCAGAATGGTGGATGGAGTCATTCATGTCTACACTGCACAAAACCCCATGGACAA GAGCACCGAGCTGGACCTGCCCTATCCAGACCTGCAGGAATACATCGCAGACATGAACGTGATGATGGCGCTCATCATTAACGGCCCCGT GAAGTCGTTCTGTTACCGGCGGCTGCAGTATCTGAGCTCTAAGTTTCAGATGCACGTCCTGCTGAACGAGATGAAGGAGCTCGCCGCGCAGAAGAAGGTCCCACACAGAGACTTCTACAACATACGCAAG GTGGACACACACATCCACGCCTCGTCCTGCATGAACCAGAAGCACCTGCTGCGCTTCATCAAGAGCGCCATGAAGAAGTATCCGGACGAGATCGTGCACATGGAGGGCGGCCGCGGCCAGACGCTCACCGAGGTGTTCGAGGAGATCAACCTGACGGCGTACGACCTGAGCGTGGACACGCTGGACATGCACGCG GACAGGAACACCTTCCACCGCTTCGACAAATTCAACTCCAAATACAACCCCATCGGAGAGTCCATCCTCAGAGAGATCTTCATCAAGACCGACAACCACATCCAGGGGAAGTACTTCGGACACATCATCAAG GAAGTGATGTCAGACCTGGAGGAGAGTAAGTATCAGAACGCTGAGCTGCGTCTGTCCATTTACGGCCGATCCATGGATGAGTGGGACAATCTAGCGCTGTGGGCCGTCTCTCACTCCGTCTACTCCGACAACGTGCGCTGGCTCGTGCAGATCCCACGACTctt TGATGTTTACCGCTCTAAGCAGCAGCTGAGTAACTTCCAGCAGATGCTGGAGAACATCTTCCTTCCACTGTTTGAGGTCACCATCAATCCCAGCAGCCACCCGCAGCTACACCTGTTCCTGCAGCAc GTGTTGGGATTCGACAGTGTGGATGACGAGTCCAAACCGGAGCATCACGTCTTCAACCTGGACAGTCCGTCTCCGGAGCGCTGGTGTGACGACAACAACCCGCCGTACTCGTACTACCTGTACTACATGTACGCCAACATGACCGTCCTCAACCACCTGCGCAG GAGGCGGGGCTTCCACACCTTCGTGCTGCGACCTCACTGTGGGGAGGCGGGGCCTATTCATCACCTGGTGTCTGGATTCATGCTGTCAGAAAACATCTCACATGGACTACTGCTCAGAAAG gCTCCGGTCCTGCAGTATCTGTATTACCTGGCTCAGGTGGGCATCGCCATGTCTCCGCTCAGCAACAACAGTCTGTTTCTGAGTTACCATCGCAACCCTCTGCCCGAGTATCTGTCCCGCGGCCTGATGGTGTCTCTGTCCACCGACGACCCGCTGCAGTTCCACTTCACCAAG gagccTCTGATGGAGGAGTACAGCATCGCCGCTCAGGTCTGGAAACTCAGCTCATGTGACATGTGTGAACTCGCCAGAAACAGTGTGTTAATGAGCGGCTTCTCACACAAg ACTAAGAGTCATTGGCTGGGTCCTGATTACACTAAAGAGGGTCCCGTCAGTAACGACATCCGGCGCACAAACGTCCCGGACATCCGCGTGGGGTATCGATACGAGACTCTGAGTGAGGAACTGCACCTGATCACGCAGGCCGTCCGAACGCAGGAGCTGGACAGAATCGACGAGGAGGACAGCCTGTCATTCACATCCAGCCAATCAGCACCCTAG
- the ampd2a gene encoding AMP deaminase 2 isoform X1: MSDSSAAPAQSKSKAKPCKRGSLPSRPSPDLCGSADVRSLMSQRSLPGTPVTHKHLPIDLRTSMDGKYKEIAEELMAMSLTDSDMRCAPYEFPEESPIEQLEEKRHRLERQISQDVKLEPEILLRAKQDFMKIDSAADLESLKDSHVDVVDHHHMERDPLVEKNFQRVTISGDEKCGVPFTDLVDAAKCVVKALFIREKYMALSLQSFCKTTAKSLQELSQRPLDVDVYEDLHDSPVDSDMSVHPPVSDTHPYEGQDMKNLPPDSGYSCRMVDGVIHVYTAQNPMDKSTELDLPYPDLQEYIADMNVMMALIINGPVKSFCYRRLQYLSSKFQMHVLLNEMKELAAQKKVPHRDFYNIRKVDTHIHASSCMNQKHLLRFIKSAMKKYPDEIVHMEGGRGQTLTEVFEEINLTAYDLSVDTLDMHADRNTFHRFDKFNSKYNPIGESILREIFIKTDNHIQGKYFGHIIKEVMSDLEESKYQNAELRLSIYGRSMDEWDNLALWAVSHSVYSDNVRWLVQIPRLFDVYRSKQQLSNFQQMLENIFLPLFEVTINPSSHPQLHLFLQHVLGFDSVDDESKPEHHVFNLDSPSPERWCDDNNPPYSYYLYYMYANMTVLNHLRRRRGFHTFVLRPHCGEAGPIHHLVSGFMLSENISHGLLLRKAPVLQYLYYLAQVGIAMSPLSNNSLFLSYHRNPLPEYLSRGLMVSLSTDDPLQFHFTKEPLMEEYSIAAQVWKLSSCDMCELARNSVLMSGFSHKTKSHWLGPDYTKEGPVSNDIRRTNVPDIRVGYRYETLSEELHLITQAVRTQELDRIDEEDSLSFTSSQSAP, encoded by the exons ATGTCGGACTCCAGTGCAGCTCCGGCGCagagcaaaagcaaagctaaaccCTGCAAAAGAGGCAGTTTACCGAGCCGGCCCAGCCCGG atctgTGTGGCTCTGCTGATGTGAGGTCTTTGATGTCCCAGCGCTCTCTGCCTGGCACACCAGTCACCCACAAGCACCTGCCCATCGACCTGCGCACATCCATGGACGGCAAATACAAGGAGATCGCGGAG GAGCTGATGGCGATGAGTCTAACAGACAGCGACATGCGTTGCGCTCCGTACGAGTTTCCTGAAGAGAGTCCCATTGAACAGCTGGAGGAGAAACGCCACCGTCTGGAGCGACAGATCAGTCAGGACGTCaa GCTTGAACCAGAGATTCTGCTGCGAGCGAAACAAGACTTCATGAAAATAGACAGCGCAGCAGACCTGGA GAGTCTGAAGGACAGTCATGTGGACGTGGTGGACCACCATCATATGGAGCGAGATCCGCTGGTGGAGAAAAATTTCCAGCGCGTGACCATCTCAGGAGACGAGAAGTGTGGG GTGCCGTTCACGGATCTGGTGGATGCAGCGAAGTGTGTCGTGAAGGCCTTGTTCATCAGAGAGAAGTACATGGCTCTTTCTCTGCAGTCCTTCTGTAAAACCACTGCAAAATCCCTGCAGGAGCTCAGCCAGAGACCGCTGGACGTCGACGTGTACGAGGACCTTCACGACAGTCCCGTCGACTCAG acatGTCCGTTCACCCGCCTGTGTCAGACACACACCCGTACGAGGGGCAGGACATGAAGAACCTGCCGCCTGACTCTGGATACAGCTGCAGAATGGTGGATGGAGTCATTCATGTCTACACTGCACAAAACCCCATGGACAA GAGCACCGAGCTGGACCTGCCCTATCCAGACCTGCAGGAATACATCGCAGACATGAACGTGATGATGGCGCTCATCATTAACGGCCCCGT GAAGTCGTTCTGTTACCGGCGGCTGCAGTATCTGAGCTCTAAGTTTCAGATGCACGTCCTGCTGAACGAGATGAAGGAGCTCGCCGCGCAGAAGAAGGTCCCACACAGAGACTTCTACAACATACGCAAG GTGGACACACACATCCACGCCTCGTCCTGCATGAACCAGAAGCACCTGCTGCGCTTCATCAAGAGCGCCATGAAGAAGTATCCGGACGAGATCGTGCACATGGAGGGCGGCCGCGGCCAGACGCTCACCGAGGTGTTCGAGGAGATCAACCTGACGGCGTACGACCTGAGCGTGGACACGCTGGACATGCACGCG GACAGGAACACCTTCCACCGCTTCGACAAATTCAACTCCAAATACAACCCCATCGGAGAGTCCATCCTCAGAGAGATCTTCATCAAGACCGACAACCACATCCAGGGGAAGTACTTCGGACACATCATCAAG GAAGTGATGTCAGACCTGGAGGAGAGTAAGTATCAGAACGCTGAGCTGCGTCTGTCCATTTACGGCCGATCCATGGATGAGTGGGACAATCTAGCGCTGTGGGCCGTCTCTCACTCCGTCTACTCCGACAACGTGCGCTGGCTCGTGCAGATCCCACGACTctt TGATGTTTACCGCTCTAAGCAGCAGCTGAGTAACTTCCAGCAGATGCTGGAGAACATCTTCCTTCCACTGTTTGAGGTCACCATCAATCCCAGCAGCCACCCGCAGCTACACCTGTTCCTGCAGCAc GTGTTGGGATTCGACAGTGTGGATGACGAGTCCAAACCGGAGCATCACGTCTTCAACCTGGACAGTCCGTCTCCGGAGCGCTGGTGTGACGACAACAACCCGCCGTACTCGTACTACCTGTACTACATGTACGCCAACATGACCGTCCTCAACCACCTGCGCAG GAGGCGGGGCTTCCACACCTTCGTGCTGCGACCTCACTGTGGGGAGGCGGGGCCTATTCATCACCTGGTGTCTGGATTCATGCTGTCAGAAAACATCTCACATGGACTACTGCTCAGAAAG gCTCCGGTCCTGCAGTATCTGTATTACCTGGCTCAGGTGGGCATCGCCATGTCTCCGCTCAGCAACAACAGTCTGTTTCTGAGTTACCATCGCAACCCTCTGCCCGAGTATCTGTCCCGCGGCCTGATGGTGTCTCTGTCCACCGACGACCCGCTGCAGTTCCACTTCACCAAG gagccTCTGATGGAGGAGTACAGCATCGCCGCTCAGGTCTGGAAACTCAGCTCATGTGACATGTGTGAACTCGCCAGAAACAGTGTGTTAATGAGCGGCTTCTCACACAAg ACTAAGAGTCATTGGCTGGGTCCTGATTACACTAAAGAGGGTCCCGTCAGTAACGACATCCGGCGCACAAACGTCCCGGACATCCGCGTGGGGTATCGATACGAGACTCTGAGTGAGGAACTGCACCTGATCACGCAGGCCGTCCGAACGCAGGAGCTGGACAGAATCGACGAGGAGGACAGCCTGTCATTCACATCCAGCCAATCAGCACCCTAG
- the LOC132131301 gene encoding SLAM family member 5-like codes for MKFQVIVQTEVLNGYTFHDKLCSSGVFGYTSQASVSVIKGESVTLKNPLTQIKQNDWIQWWFGEYLIVDTNATTGCKTVCDDVLDGRFRDRLKLDNQTGSLTITNISTEHTGRYTLQNRPMSKSFILTLYEEISVTEGDPVTLNNHFTEASDSDILWECETDKTSIAEITRAAGRFSTYDGPDGRFRDRLKLDNQSGSLTITNTTAEHAGRYKLKLIGKIRLFKAFRVSVYARLSLPVISSNSSQCSSSSCSLLCSVVNVSHVTLSWYKGNSLLSSISVSDLSISLSLPLEVEYQDKNSYSCVLNNPISNQTQHLDITQLCHTCSDSVHCCGSTEAVIRLVLSALVGVATVVILVYDIIRSRKDEKD; via the exons ATGAAGTTTCAAGTTATTGTTCAAACTGAAGTCTTAAATGGTTACACGTTTCATGACAAACTCTGTTCTTCAGGAGTGTTTGGTTATACATCACAGGCATCAGTGTCAGTGATTAAAGGAGAATCTGTCACTCTTAAAAATCCTCTAACTCAAATAAAGCAGAATGATTGGATTCAGTGGTGGTTTGGGGAATATTTGATAGTTGATACCAATGCAACGACTGGCTGCAAGACAGTATGTGATGATGTTCTTGacgggagattcagagacagactgaagctggacaatcaaaccggatctctgaccatcacaaacatctcAACTGAACACACTGGACGTTATACACTACAGAACAGACCAATGAGCAAAAGTTTCATTCTCACTCTCTACG AAGAGATATCAGTGACAGAGGGAGATCCTGTCACCCTAAACAATCATTTTACTGAAGCAAGTGACAGTGACATACTGTGGGAGTGTGAAACAGATAAGACTTCAATAGCTGAAATCACTAGAGCTGCAGGAAGATTCTCCACATATGATGGTCCtgatgggagattcagagacagactgaagctggacaatcaaagcggatctctgaccatcacaaacaccacAGCTGAACACGCTGGGCGTTATAAACTAAAGCTAATAGGAAAGATACGGTTATTTAAAGCATTCCGAgtttctgtctatg CTCGTCTGTCTTTACCTGTCATCAGCAGTAACTCTTCACAATGTTCTTCATCTtcatgttcactgctgtgttcagtggtgaatgtgagtcatgtgactctctcctggtacaaaggaaacagtttattgtccagcatcagtgtgtctgatctcagcatcagtctctctctacctctggaggtggaatatcaggataaaaacagctacagctgtgtgctcaacaatcccatcagcaaccagactcaacatctggacatcactcaactctgtcacacatgttcag ACTCTGTCCACTGCTGTGGTTCTACTgaagctgtgatccgattggtcctctctgctctggtgggcgtggctactgTCGTTATTCTGGTTTATGACATCATCAGATCCAGAAAAGATGAAAAAGATTAA
- the ampd2a gene encoding AMP deaminase 2 isoform X3 has product MTNLCGSADVRSLMSQRSLPGTPVTHKHLPIDLRTSMDGKYKEIAEELMAMSLTDSDMRCAPYEFPEESPIEQLEEKRHRLERQISQDVKLEPEILLRAKQDFMKIDSAADLESLKDSHVDVVDHHHMERDPLVEKNFQRVTISGDEKCGVPFTDLVDAAKCVVKALFIREKYMALSLQSFCKTTAKSLQELSQRPLDVDVYEDLHDSPVDSDMSVHPPVSDTHPYEGQDMKNLPPDSGYSCRMVDGVIHVYTAQNPMDKSTELDLPYPDLQEYIADMNVMMALIINGPVKSFCYRRLQYLSSKFQMHVLLNEMKELAAQKKVPHRDFYNIRKVDTHIHASSCMNQKHLLRFIKSAMKKYPDEIVHMEGGRGQTLTEVFEEINLTAYDLSVDTLDMHADRNTFHRFDKFNSKYNPIGESILREIFIKTDNHIQGKYFGHIIKEVMSDLEESKYQNAELRLSIYGRSMDEWDNLALWAVSHSVYSDNVRWLVQIPRLFDVYRSKQQLSNFQQMLENIFLPLFEVTINPSSHPQLHLFLQHVLGFDSVDDESKPEHHVFNLDSPSPERWCDDNNPPYSYYLYYMYANMTVLNHLRRRRGFHTFVLRPHCGEAGPIHHLVSGFMLSENISHGLLLRKAPVLQYLYYLAQVGIAMSPLSNNSLFLSYHRNPLPEYLSRGLMVSLSTDDPLQFHFTKEPLMEEYSIAAQVWKLSSCDMCELARNSVLMSGFSHKTKSHWLGPDYTKEGPVSNDIRRTNVPDIRVGYRYETLSEELHLITQAVRTQELDRIDEEDSLSFTSSQSAP; this is encoded by the exons ATGACGA atctgTGTGGCTCTGCTGATGTGAGGTCTTTGATGTCCCAGCGCTCTCTGCCTGGCACACCAGTCACCCACAAGCACCTGCCCATCGACCTGCGCACATCCATGGACGGCAAATACAAGGAGATCGCGGAG GAGCTGATGGCGATGAGTCTAACAGACAGCGACATGCGTTGCGCTCCGTACGAGTTTCCTGAAGAGAGTCCCATTGAACAGCTGGAGGAGAAACGCCACCGTCTGGAGCGACAGATCAGTCAGGACGTCaa GCTTGAACCAGAGATTCTGCTGCGAGCGAAACAAGACTTCATGAAAATAGACAGCGCAGCAGACCTGGA GAGTCTGAAGGACAGTCATGTGGACGTGGTGGACCACCATCATATGGAGCGAGATCCGCTGGTGGAGAAAAATTTCCAGCGCGTGACCATCTCAGGAGACGAGAAGTGTGGG GTGCCGTTCACGGATCTGGTGGATGCAGCGAAGTGTGTCGTGAAGGCCTTGTTCATCAGAGAGAAGTACATGGCTCTTTCTCTGCAGTCCTTCTGTAAAACCACTGCAAAATCCCTGCAGGAGCTCAGCCAGAGACCGCTGGACGTCGACGTGTACGAGGACCTTCACGACAGTCCCGTCGACTCAG acatGTCCGTTCACCCGCCTGTGTCAGACACACACCCGTACGAGGGGCAGGACATGAAGAACCTGCCGCCTGACTCTGGATACAGCTGCAGAATGGTGGATGGAGTCATTCATGTCTACACTGCACAAAACCCCATGGACAA GAGCACCGAGCTGGACCTGCCCTATCCAGACCTGCAGGAATACATCGCAGACATGAACGTGATGATGGCGCTCATCATTAACGGCCCCGT GAAGTCGTTCTGTTACCGGCGGCTGCAGTATCTGAGCTCTAAGTTTCAGATGCACGTCCTGCTGAACGAGATGAAGGAGCTCGCCGCGCAGAAGAAGGTCCCACACAGAGACTTCTACAACATACGCAAG GTGGACACACACATCCACGCCTCGTCCTGCATGAACCAGAAGCACCTGCTGCGCTTCATCAAGAGCGCCATGAAGAAGTATCCGGACGAGATCGTGCACATGGAGGGCGGCCGCGGCCAGACGCTCACCGAGGTGTTCGAGGAGATCAACCTGACGGCGTACGACCTGAGCGTGGACACGCTGGACATGCACGCG GACAGGAACACCTTCCACCGCTTCGACAAATTCAACTCCAAATACAACCCCATCGGAGAGTCCATCCTCAGAGAGATCTTCATCAAGACCGACAACCACATCCAGGGGAAGTACTTCGGACACATCATCAAG GAAGTGATGTCAGACCTGGAGGAGAGTAAGTATCAGAACGCTGAGCTGCGTCTGTCCATTTACGGCCGATCCATGGATGAGTGGGACAATCTAGCGCTGTGGGCCGTCTCTCACTCCGTCTACTCCGACAACGTGCGCTGGCTCGTGCAGATCCCACGACTctt TGATGTTTACCGCTCTAAGCAGCAGCTGAGTAACTTCCAGCAGATGCTGGAGAACATCTTCCTTCCACTGTTTGAGGTCACCATCAATCCCAGCAGCCACCCGCAGCTACACCTGTTCCTGCAGCAc GTGTTGGGATTCGACAGTGTGGATGACGAGTCCAAACCGGAGCATCACGTCTTCAACCTGGACAGTCCGTCTCCGGAGCGCTGGTGTGACGACAACAACCCGCCGTACTCGTACTACCTGTACTACATGTACGCCAACATGACCGTCCTCAACCACCTGCGCAG GAGGCGGGGCTTCCACACCTTCGTGCTGCGACCTCACTGTGGGGAGGCGGGGCCTATTCATCACCTGGTGTCTGGATTCATGCTGTCAGAAAACATCTCACATGGACTACTGCTCAGAAAG gCTCCGGTCCTGCAGTATCTGTATTACCTGGCTCAGGTGGGCATCGCCATGTCTCCGCTCAGCAACAACAGTCTGTTTCTGAGTTACCATCGCAACCCTCTGCCCGAGTATCTGTCCCGCGGCCTGATGGTGTCTCTGTCCACCGACGACCCGCTGCAGTTCCACTTCACCAAG gagccTCTGATGGAGGAGTACAGCATCGCCGCTCAGGTCTGGAAACTCAGCTCATGTGACATGTGTGAACTCGCCAGAAACAGTGTGTTAATGAGCGGCTTCTCACACAAg ACTAAGAGTCATTGGCTGGGTCCTGATTACACTAAAGAGGGTCCCGTCAGTAACGACATCCGGCGCACAAACGTCCCGGACATCCGCGTGGGGTATCGATACGAGACTCTGAGTGAGGAACTGCACCTGATCACGCAGGCCGTCCGAACGCAGGAGCTGGACAGAATCGACGAGGAGGACAGCCTGTCATTCACATCCAGCCAATCAGCACCCTAG